A portion of the Gigantopelta aegis isolate Gae_Host chromosome 10, Gae_host_genome, whole genome shotgun sequence genome contains these proteins:
- the LOC121383377 gene encoding polyadenylate-binding protein 1-like has translation MEMVDSDLGEELFERVADIEPGLCAQITGMLLELNSSVISDLINSPDRLVQAIEKAKSAFLESLNKSAGELMVKYSNGTPTCNAEMEELGEVIFEKVVSVHLDDAPQITGMILEMRLDQIKHVLKDDVLLSQTIQKAFSALHS, from the exons ATGGAGATGGTTGATTCTGATCTTGGTGAGGAACTTTTTGAAAGAGTAGCAGACATTGAACCAGGTCTTTGTGCACAAATCACAG GCATGTTATTAGAACTGAATTCATCGGTGATCTCTGACCTCATTAACTCCCCTGATCGTCTTGTTCAGGCTATAGAGAAAGCCAAGTCAGCATTTCTTGAGTCGCTCAACAAGTCTGCTGGAGAACTGATGGTCAAATATTCCAATGGTACACCTACATGCAATGCTGAAATGGAGGAGCTGGGAGAGGTCATTTTTGAGAAGGTTGTCTCGGTACATCTAGATGATGCTCCACAAATAACAG GAATGATACTGGAAATGAGGCTGGATCAAATTAAGCATGTTTTGAAAGATGACGTTCTGCTATCTCAAACAATACAAAAAGCATTCAGTGCCTTACATTCCTGA